In one Alosa alosa isolate M-15738 ecotype Scorff River chromosome 14, AALO_Geno_1.1, whole genome shotgun sequence genomic region, the following are encoded:
- the sin3ab gene encoding paired amphipathic helix protein Sin3a isoform X2, whose amino-acid sequence MKRRLEEQDTTVFASQQRRPPGSTDGFQHRVLAPATALYEAVSDNMQPSSGMQYSVPHGYQVPMAQSSGSHGHTSSPAVHSGPHHHTPAVHPQGPAVGPAPHHPPASSAPAQGQQQFQRLKVEDALSYLDQVKLQFGNQPQVYNDFLDIMKEFKSQSIDTPGVISRVSQLFKGHPDLIMGFNTFLPPGYKIEVQTNDLVNVTTPGQIHHITPHGISVQNILPPPHQAQPPVPTTTAATTVTGQPAPAKISKPMQSPALTPTSQPNPSIPSYASPRSPSVQPHTPVSSTPASAPPLQNNQPVEFNHAINYVNKIKNRFQGQPDIYKAFLEILHTYQKEQRNAKEAGGNYTPALTEQEVYAQVARLFKNQEDLLSEFGQFLPDANSSALLSKTTAEKAESVRNDHGGTVKRPQLNNKQRFSQNGCPIRRHAGPPSTPPVKKKPKYFGKDHQLAEASKLGGGTESMFFEKVRKALRSNEAYENFLRCLVLFNQEVIARAELVQLVVPFLGKFPELFTWFKNFLGYKESTHIESFPKERATEGIAMEIDYASCKRLGSSYRALPKSYQQPKCTGRTPLCKEVLNDTWVSFPSWSEDSTFVSSKKTQYEEHIYRCEDERFELDVVLETNLATIRVLESVQKKLSRMSAEEQAKFRLDNTMGGTSEVIHRKAIQRIYGDKAPDIIDGLKRNPAVSVPIVLKRLKIKEEEWREAQRGFNKIWREQNEKYYLKSLDHQGINFKQNDTKVFRSKTLLNEIETLYDERQEQVSEEGGPTPPPTGPHMNLPYEDGQILEDAAGLIIHHVKRQAGIQKDDKHKIKQVIYHFLPDMLFARRVELSDAEEEEEEEEEEDAEAAEDGNASTKRPNGTAASGGSQRSKLLFGSSSAAAQRGTGSSSDEAYNLFYANNNWYVFLRLHQILCTRLLRIYNQAERQIGEDTHERAWEREVLGLRREKGDSPAIQLRLKEPMDMEVDEYYQAFLEMVRNLLDGNMEASQYEDSLREMFTIHAYIAFTMDKLIQSIVRQLQHIVSDEICVQVTELYLSECANRATGGPLATQSSRSTAEATYQRKAEQLMSDENCFKLNFQKSRGNIQLAVELLDTEEDNSDEPAEAERWSDYVDRYLNSDSTSPELREHLAQKPVFLPRNLRRIRKCQRGQEMQEREAKEAAKKSAETADSMNMECMFKLNSYKMVYVFKSEDYMYRRTALLRAHQSHERVSTRLHQRFMAWLDKWRKEHVTAEMAADNRKWLMGEGREGLLPCKTTCHPEVLHFVGINKYRVKYTSP is encoded by the exons ATGAAGCGGCGCTTGGAGGAACAGGACACAACTGTTTTTGCGTCTCAACAGCGTCGACCCCCTGGTAGTACTGACGGATTCCAACATCGTGTCCTAGCCCCAGCAACAGCTCTGTACGAGGCGGTTTCAGACAACATGCAACCGTCCTCTGGCATGCAGTATTCCGTCCCTCACGGGTATCAG GTTCCAATGGCCCAGAGTTCAGGCAGTCATGGTCACACCAGTAGCCCGGCGGTCCACAGCGGGCCTCACCACCACACCCCTGCGGTCCATCCCCAGGGGCCTGCTGTGGGCCCAGCACCCCACCACCCTCCAGCCTCTTCAGCACCTGCACAAGGCCAGCAGCAGTTCCAGAGACTCAAG GTCGAGGATGCGCTGTCTTATTTGGACCAGGTGAAGTTACAATTTGGAAATCAGCCTCAAGTCTATAATGACTTTCTTGATATAATGAAGGAGTTCAAGTCTCAAAG CATTGACACTCCAGGAGTCATCAGCAGAGTGTCACAGCTTTTCAAAGGCCACCCAGACCTTATCATGGGTTTCAACACTTTCCTGCCCCCTGGCTACAAGATCGAGGTGCAGACCAATGACCTGGTCAATGTGACCACCCCAGGTCAAATTCACCACATCACGCCCCATGGAATATCGGTGCAGAACATTCTGCCTCCGCCGCACCAGGCCCAGCCGcctgttcctaccaccaccgCTGCCACCACCGTCACTGGTCAGCCAGCTCCAGCCAAAATCAGCAAG CCCATGCAGTCTCCAGCCTTGACCCCGACCAGTCAGCCCAACCCGTCCATCCCTTCCTATGCGTCTCCGCGCTCGCCCTCAGTCCAGCCCCACACGCCAGTCAGCAGCACACCAGCAAGTGCCCCGCCCCTGCAGAACAACCAGCCGGTAGAGTTCAACCATGCCATCAACTATGTCAATAAGATCAAGAACCGCTTCCAAGGCCAGCCAGACATCTACAAAGCCTTCCTTGAGATCCTGCATACTTATCAG AAAGAGCAGCGCAATGCTAAGGAGGCTGGGGGGAACTACACTCCTGCACTCACAGAGCAGGAAGTCTATGCCCAAGTGGCCCGTCTCTTTAAGAACCAGGAGGATCTCCTCTCAGAGTTTGGCCAATTCTTACCTGATGCCAACAGCTCAGCA CTGCTGAGCAAGACGACTGCAGAGAAGGCTGAGTCGGTGAGGAATGATCATGGTGGAACAGTGAAGAGGCCCCAGCTGAACAACAAGCAAAGGTTCAGTCAGAATGGCTGTCCGATCAGAAGGCATGCTGGGCCCCCCTCAACTCCCCCTGTCAAG AAGAAACCAAAGTATTTTGGGAAAGATCATCAGTTGGCAGAGGCAAGCAAACTTGGTGGTGGAACAGAGTCTATGTTCTTTGAGAAG GTGCGGAAAGCCTTGCGCAGTAATGAAGCCTATGAAAACTTCCTGCGCTGCCTGGTCCTCTTTAATCAGGAGGTTATCGCTCGAGCAGAGCTGGTCCAGCTGGTCGTTCCCTTCTTGGG GAAATTCCCAGAGCTCTTCACCTGGTTCAAAAACTTCCTGGGCTACAAAGAATCCACACACATCGAGAGCTTTCCCAAGGAGCGGGCCACCGAGGGCATCGCCATGGAGATAGATTATGCTTCCTGCAAGAGACTGGGCTCAAGTTACAGAGCATTGCCCAAGAGCTACCAGCAACCCAAATGCACAGGCAGGACCCCACTTTGTAAAGAG GTGCTTAATGACACTTGGGTGTCATTCCCCTCCTGGTCTGAGGATTCTACTTTTGTGAGCTCCAAGAAGACCCAATATGAAGAACACATATACAGATGTGAGGATGAGCGTTTTGAG TTGGATGTGGTGCTGGAGACCAACCTGGCCACCATCCGTGTCCTGGAGAGTGTGCAGAAGAAGTTGTCCCGCATGTCTGCTGAGGAGCAGGCCAAGTTCAGGCTGGACAACACCATGGGTGGCACCTCTGAGGTGATTCACCGCAAGGCCATCCAGAGGATATATGGGGACAAGGCTCCAGATATCATTGACGGCCTCAAGAGGAACCCAGCAGTCTCCGTCCCCattgtgctgaaaag GCTAAAGATAAAAGAAGAGGAATGGCGGGAAGCCCAGAGAGGCTTCAACAAGATCTGGAGGGAGCAGAATGAGAAGTATTACCTGAAGTCTCTGGACCATCAGGGCATTAACTTCAAACAGAACGACACAAAGGTGTTCCGCTCCAAAACGCTGCTCAATGAGATCGAGACTTTGTACGATGAG CGGCAGGAGCAGGTGTCCGAGGAGGGTGgccccactccaccccccaccGGCCCGCACATGAATCTGCCCTACGAGGACGGCCAGATCCTGGAGGACGCTGCCGGCCTCATCATCCACCACGTTAAGCGGCAGGCCGGCATCCAGAAGGACGACAAGCACAAGATCAAGCAGGTCATCTACCACTTCCTGCCAGACATGCTCTTTGCGCGCCGCGTCGAGCTCTCGGACgccgaggaggaagaggaggaggaagaggaggaggatgccgAGGCAGCCGAAGACGGCAACGCCTCCACCAAGAGGCCCAATGGCACGGCGGCGTCGGGCGGGAGCCAGCGCTCCAAGCTGCTGTTTGGCAGCAGCAGTGCGGCCGCCCAGCGCGGCACCGGCAGCAGCAGCGACGAGGCCTACAACCTGTTCTACGCCAACAACAACTGGTACGTGTTCCTGCGGCTGCACCAGATCCTGTGCACGCGCCTGCTGCGCATCTACAACCAGGCCGAGCGGCAGATCGGCGAGGACACGCACGAGCGGGCCTGGGAGCGGGAGGTGCTCGGCCTGCGCCGAGAGAAAGGGGACAGCCCCGCCATCCAGCTGCGCCTCAAAGAGCCCA TGGACATGGAGGTGGACGAGTACTACCAGGCCTTCCTGGAGATGGTGCGCAACCTGCTGGATGGCAACATGGAGGCGTCCCAGTATGAGGACTCGCTGAGGGAGATGTTCACCATCCACGCCTACATCGCTTTCACCATGGACAAGCTCATCCAGAGCATCGTCAGGCAG CTCCAGCACATTGTGAGCGATGAGATCTGCGTGCAGGTGACCGAGCTGTACCTGAGCGAGTGTGCCAACCGTGCCACCGGCGGCCCGCTGGCCACCCAGAGCTCCCGCAGCACCGCCGAGGCCACCTACCAGCGCAAGGCCGAGCAGCTCATGTCCGACGAGAACTGCTTCAAG TTGAACTTCCAGAAGAGCAGAGGGAATATTCAGCTGGCTGTGGAACTCCTGGACACGGAGGAGGACAACTCGGACGAACCCGCTGAGGCAGAG CGCTGGTCAGACTACGTGGACCGTTACCTGAACTCGGACTCCACCTCCCCTGAGCTCCGGGAGCACCTCGCTCAGAAGCCTGTGTTCCTGCCCAG GAACCTGCGGAGGATTCGTAAGTGCCAGCGTGGCCAGGAGATGCAGGAGCGGGAGGCCAAGGAGGCTGCCAAGAAGTCCGCCGAGACGGCCGACAGCATGAATATGGAGTGCATGTTCAAACTCAACTCCTACAAGATGGTGTATGTCTTCAAGTCGGAGGATTACATGTACCGGCGCACTGCCTTGCTCCGAGCCCACCAG TCTCATGAGCGGGTGAGCACTCGCCTGCACCAGCGGTTCATGGCGTGGCTGGACAAGTGGCGGAAGGAGCATGTGACTGCTGAGATGGCTGCCGACAACCGCAAGTGGCTGATGGGCGAGGGCCGCGAGGGGCTGCTGCCCTGCAAGACCACCTGCCACCCCGAGGTGCTGCACTTTGTGGGCATCAACAAGTACCGCGTGAAGTACACCTCACCGTGA
- the sin3ab gene encoding paired amphipathic helix protein Sin3a isoform X1, with the protein MKRRLEEQDTTVFASQQRRPPGSTDGFQHRVLAPATALYEAVSDNMQPSSGMQYSVPHGYQVPMAQSSGSHGHTSSPAVHSGPHHHTPAVHPQGPAVGPAPHHPPASSAPAQGQQQFQRLKVEDALSYLDQVKLQFGNQPQVYNDFLDIMKEFKSQSIDTPGVISRVSQLFKGHPDLIMGFNTFLPPGYKIEVQTNDLVNVTTPGQIHHITPHGISVQNILPPPHQAQPPVPTTTAATTVTGQPAPAKISKPMQSPALTPTSQPNPSIPSYASPRSPSVQPHTPVSSTPASAPPLQNNQPVEFNHAINYVNKIKNRFQGQPDIYKAFLEILHTYQKEQRNAKEAGGNYTPALTEQEVYAQVARLFKNQEDLLSEFGQFLPDANSSAFIKTISPLQLLSKTTAEKAESVRNDHGGTVKRPQLNNKQRFSQNGCPIRRHAGPPSTPPVKKKPKYFGKDHQLAEASKLGGGTESMFFEKVRKALRSNEAYENFLRCLVLFNQEVIARAELVQLVVPFLGKFPELFTWFKNFLGYKESTHIESFPKERATEGIAMEIDYASCKRLGSSYRALPKSYQQPKCTGRTPLCKEVLNDTWVSFPSWSEDSTFVSSKKTQYEEHIYRCEDERFELDVVLETNLATIRVLESVQKKLSRMSAEEQAKFRLDNTMGGTSEVIHRKAIQRIYGDKAPDIIDGLKRNPAVSVPIVLKRLKIKEEEWREAQRGFNKIWREQNEKYYLKSLDHQGINFKQNDTKVFRSKTLLNEIETLYDERQEQVSEEGGPTPPPTGPHMNLPYEDGQILEDAAGLIIHHVKRQAGIQKDDKHKIKQVIYHFLPDMLFARRVELSDAEEEEEEEEEEDAEAAEDGNASTKRPNGTAASGGSQRSKLLFGSSSAAAQRGTGSSSDEAYNLFYANNNWYVFLRLHQILCTRLLRIYNQAERQIGEDTHERAWEREVLGLRREKGDSPAIQLRLKEPMDMEVDEYYQAFLEMVRNLLDGNMEASQYEDSLREMFTIHAYIAFTMDKLIQSIVRQLQHIVSDEICVQVTELYLSECANRATGGPLATQSSRSTAEATYQRKAEQLMSDENCFKLNFQKSRGNIQLAVELLDTEEDNSDEPAEAERWSDYVDRYLNSDSTSPELREHLAQKPVFLPRNLRRIRKCQRGQEMQEREAKEAAKKSAETADSMNMECMFKLNSYKMVYVFKSEDYMYRRTALLRAHQSHERVSTRLHQRFMAWLDKWRKEHVTAEMAADNRKWLMGEGREGLLPCKTTCHPEVLHFVGINKYRVKYTSP; encoded by the exons ATGAAGCGGCGCTTGGAGGAACAGGACACAACTGTTTTTGCGTCTCAACAGCGTCGACCCCCTGGTAGTACTGACGGATTCCAACATCGTGTCCTAGCCCCAGCAACAGCTCTGTACGAGGCGGTTTCAGACAACATGCAACCGTCCTCTGGCATGCAGTATTCCGTCCCTCACGGGTATCAG GTTCCAATGGCCCAGAGTTCAGGCAGTCATGGTCACACCAGTAGCCCGGCGGTCCACAGCGGGCCTCACCACCACACCCCTGCGGTCCATCCCCAGGGGCCTGCTGTGGGCCCAGCACCCCACCACCCTCCAGCCTCTTCAGCACCTGCACAAGGCCAGCAGCAGTTCCAGAGACTCAAG GTCGAGGATGCGCTGTCTTATTTGGACCAGGTGAAGTTACAATTTGGAAATCAGCCTCAAGTCTATAATGACTTTCTTGATATAATGAAGGAGTTCAAGTCTCAAAG CATTGACACTCCAGGAGTCATCAGCAGAGTGTCACAGCTTTTCAAAGGCCACCCAGACCTTATCATGGGTTTCAACACTTTCCTGCCCCCTGGCTACAAGATCGAGGTGCAGACCAATGACCTGGTCAATGTGACCACCCCAGGTCAAATTCACCACATCACGCCCCATGGAATATCGGTGCAGAACATTCTGCCTCCGCCGCACCAGGCCCAGCCGcctgttcctaccaccaccgCTGCCACCACCGTCACTGGTCAGCCAGCTCCAGCCAAAATCAGCAAG CCCATGCAGTCTCCAGCCTTGACCCCGACCAGTCAGCCCAACCCGTCCATCCCTTCCTATGCGTCTCCGCGCTCGCCCTCAGTCCAGCCCCACACGCCAGTCAGCAGCACACCAGCAAGTGCCCCGCCCCTGCAGAACAACCAGCCGGTAGAGTTCAACCATGCCATCAACTATGTCAATAAGATCAAGAACCGCTTCCAAGGCCAGCCAGACATCTACAAAGCCTTCCTTGAGATCCTGCATACTTATCAG AAAGAGCAGCGCAATGCTAAGGAGGCTGGGGGGAACTACACTCCTGCACTCACAGAGCAGGAAGTCTATGCCCAAGTGGCCCGTCTCTTTAAGAACCAGGAGGATCTCCTCTCAGAGTTTGGCCAATTCTTACCTGATGCCAACAGCTCAGCA TTCATTAAAACAATTTCCCCCCTGCAGCTGCTGAGCAAGACGACTGCAGAGAAGGCTGAGTCGGTGAGGAATGATCATGGTGGAACAGTGAAGAGGCCCCAGCTGAACAACAAGCAAAGGTTCAGTCAGAATGGCTGTCCGATCAGAAGGCATGCTGGGCCCCCCTCAACTCCCCCTGTCAAG AAGAAACCAAAGTATTTTGGGAAAGATCATCAGTTGGCAGAGGCAAGCAAACTTGGTGGTGGAACAGAGTCTATGTTCTTTGAGAAG GTGCGGAAAGCCTTGCGCAGTAATGAAGCCTATGAAAACTTCCTGCGCTGCCTGGTCCTCTTTAATCAGGAGGTTATCGCTCGAGCAGAGCTGGTCCAGCTGGTCGTTCCCTTCTTGGG GAAATTCCCAGAGCTCTTCACCTGGTTCAAAAACTTCCTGGGCTACAAAGAATCCACACACATCGAGAGCTTTCCCAAGGAGCGGGCCACCGAGGGCATCGCCATGGAGATAGATTATGCTTCCTGCAAGAGACTGGGCTCAAGTTACAGAGCATTGCCCAAGAGCTACCAGCAACCCAAATGCACAGGCAGGACCCCACTTTGTAAAGAG GTGCTTAATGACACTTGGGTGTCATTCCCCTCCTGGTCTGAGGATTCTACTTTTGTGAGCTCCAAGAAGACCCAATATGAAGAACACATATACAGATGTGAGGATGAGCGTTTTGAG TTGGATGTGGTGCTGGAGACCAACCTGGCCACCATCCGTGTCCTGGAGAGTGTGCAGAAGAAGTTGTCCCGCATGTCTGCTGAGGAGCAGGCCAAGTTCAGGCTGGACAACACCATGGGTGGCACCTCTGAGGTGATTCACCGCAAGGCCATCCAGAGGATATATGGGGACAAGGCTCCAGATATCATTGACGGCCTCAAGAGGAACCCAGCAGTCTCCGTCCCCattgtgctgaaaag GCTAAAGATAAAAGAAGAGGAATGGCGGGAAGCCCAGAGAGGCTTCAACAAGATCTGGAGGGAGCAGAATGAGAAGTATTACCTGAAGTCTCTGGACCATCAGGGCATTAACTTCAAACAGAACGACACAAAGGTGTTCCGCTCCAAAACGCTGCTCAATGAGATCGAGACTTTGTACGATGAG CGGCAGGAGCAGGTGTCCGAGGAGGGTGgccccactccaccccccaccGGCCCGCACATGAATCTGCCCTACGAGGACGGCCAGATCCTGGAGGACGCTGCCGGCCTCATCATCCACCACGTTAAGCGGCAGGCCGGCATCCAGAAGGACGACAAGCACAAGATCAAGCAGGTCATCTACCACTTCCTGCCAGACATGCTCTTTGCGCGCCGCGTCGAGCTCTCGGACgccgaggaggaagaggaggaggaagaggaggaggatgccgAGGCAGCCGAAGACGGCAACGCCTCCACCAAGAGGCCCAATGGCACGGCGGCGTCGGGCGGGAGCCAGCGCTCCAAGCTGCTGTTTGGCAGCAGCAGTGCGGCCGCCCAGCGCGGCACCGGCAGCAGCAGCGACGAGGCCTACAACCTGTTCTACGCCAACAACAACTGGTACGTGTTCCTGCGGCTGCACCAGATCCTGTGCACGCGCCTGCTGCGCATCTACAACCAGGCCGAGCGGCAGATCGGCGAGGACACGCACGAGCGGGCCTGGGAGCGGGAGGTGCTCGGCCTGCGCCGAGAGAAAGGGGACAGCCCCGCCATCCAGCTGCGCCTCAAAGAGCCCA TGGACATGGAGGTGGACGAGTACTACCAGGCCTTCCTGGAGATGGTGCGCAACCTGCTGGATGGCAACATGGAGGCGTCCCAGTATGAGGACTCGCTGAGGGAGATGTTCACCATCCACGCCTACATCGCTTTCACCATGGACAAGCTCATCCAGAGCATCGTCAGGCAG CTCCAGCACATTGTGAGCGATGAGATCTGCGTGCAGGTGACCGAGCTGTACCTGAGCGAGTGTGCCAACCGTGCCACCGGCGGCCCGCTGGCCACCCAGAGCTCCCGCAGCACCGCCGAGGCCACCTACCAGCGCAAGGCCGAGCAGCTCATGTCCGACGAGAACTGCTTCAAG TTGAACTTCCAGAAGAGCAGAGGGAATATTCAGCTGGCTGTGGAACTCCTGGACACGGAGGAGGACAACTCGGACGAACCCGCTGAGGCAGAG CGCTGGTCAGACTACGTGGACCGTTACCTGAACTCGGACTCCACCTCCCCTGAGCTCCGGGAGCACCTCGCTCAGAAGCCTGTGTTCCTGCCCAG GAACCTGCGGAGGATTCGTAAGTGCCAGCGTGGCCAGGAGATGCAGGAGCGGGAGGCCAAGGAGGCTGCCAAGAAGTCCGCCGAGACGGCCGACAGCATGAATATGGAGTGCATGTTCAAACTCAACTCCTACAAGATGGTGTATGTCTTCAAGTCGGAGGATTACATGTACCGGCGCACTGCCTTGCTCCGAGCCCACCAG TCTCATGAGCGGGTGAGCACTCGCCTGCACCAGCGGTTCATGGCGTGGCTGGACAAGTGGCGGAAGGAGCATGTGACTGCTGAGATGGCTGCCGACAACCGCAAGTGGCTGATGGGCGAGGGCCGCGAGGGGCTGCTGCCCTGCAAGACCACCTGCCACCCCGAGGTGCTGCACTTTGTGGGCATCAACAAGTACCGCGTGAAGTACACCTCACCGTGA
- the LOC125306719 gene encoding cellular retinoic acid-binding protein 1-like, translated as MKMPNFAGTWKMRSSENFDELLKALGVNAMLRKVANAAASKPHVEIRQNGDQFYIKTSTTVRTTEINFHVGQEFNEETVDGRKCKSLPIWETENKIYCKQTLLDAGGPKTFWTRELKGDELILTFGADDVVCTRVYVRE; from the exons ATGAAAATGCCCAATTTCGCAGGCACCTGGAAGATGAGAAGCAGTGAGAATTTTGACGAGCTCCTGAAAGCCCTGG GAGTGAATGCCATGTTGAGGAAGGTGGCAAATGCAGCTGCATCCAAACCTCACGTGGAGATCCGGCAGAATGGTGATCAGTTCTACATTAAGACCTCCACCACTGTACGCACCACCGAGATCAACTTCCACGTCGGTCAAGAGTTCAATGAGGAGACAGTGGACGGTCGGAAATGCAAG AGTCTGCCAATATGGGAGACTGAAAACAAGATCTATTGCAAGCAGACTCTTTTGGATGCAGGAGGCCCAAAAACATTCTGGACAAGAGAGCTGAAGGGAGATGAGCTTATTCTG ACCTTTGGAGCCGATGATGTGGTGTGTACACGGGTCTATGTCCGGGAGTGA
- the slc25a44b gene encoding solute carrier family 25 member 44b gives MQQKRNIQIIEWEDLDKRKFYSFGVFMTMTIRATVYPATLIRTRLQVQKGKSLYNGTLDAFVKILRAEGVRGLYRGFMVNTFTLISGQAYITTYELVRKYVSTYSSNNTVKSLVAGGSASLVAQSITVPIDVISQQLMMQGQGEHLTRFRIKPKMVGAKHKVTFGQTRDIIAQIFAIDGLRGFYRGYMASLLTYIPNSAVWWPFYHFYAEQLSKMAPSNCPHLVLQAMAGPLAAATASTVTNPMDVVRARVQVEGRSSIIVTFKQLIREEGFWGMTKGLSARIISSTPTAIVMVVGYETLKKLSLRPELVDSRHW, from the exons ATGCAACAGAAGCGGAATATTCAGATCATAGAATGGGAGGACCTGGACAAGAGGAAGTTCTATTCCTTTGGGGTCTTCATGACCATGACCATTCGGGCCACGGTATACCCCGCCACCCTCATCCGCACCAGGCTGCAAGTGCAAAAGGGGAAGTCCCTCTACAATGGAACACTTGATGCCTTTGTCAAGATCTTGCGAGCCGAGGGCGTGAGGGGCTTGTACCGCGGATTCATGGTCAACACCTTCACCCTCATCTCAGGCCAGGCGTATATCACCACCTATGAGCTTGTGCGCAAGTATGTCTCCACCTACTCTAGTAACAATACTGTCAAGTCATTGGTGGCGGGAGGCTCAGCATCTCTGGTGGCCCAGAGCATCACTGTCCCTATAGATGTAATCTCTCAGCAGCTTATGATGCAGGGCCAAGGGGAACATCTGACACGCTTCCGCATCAAGCCAAAGATGGTGGGGGCAAAGCACAAAGTCACTTTTGGCCAGACTAGAGACATTATCGCCCAGATCTTCGCAATTGATGGGCTTCGGGGATTCTACAGGGGCTACATGGCGTCGCTCCTCACCTACATCCCAAACAGTGCTGTCTGGTGGCCTTTCTATCACTTTTATGCAG AACAGCTATCGAAAATGGCACCTAGTAATTGCCCCCATCTGGTTCTGCAAGCCATGGCCGGACCTCTAGCTGCAGCTACTGCCTCCACAGTTACAAATCCAATGGATGTTGTCAGAGCCAGAGTCCAG GTTGAAGGCAGGTCCTCCATCATTGTGACATTTAAGCAGCTGATAAGAGAAGAAGGATTCTGGGGAATGACCAAGGGACTGTCGGCCCGCATCATATCCTCCACACCCACAGCGATAGTCATGGTGGTCGGCTATGAGACGCTGAAAAAACTGAGTCTCCGACCAGAGCTGGTAGACTCCAGACACTGGTAG
- the psma4 gene encoding proteasome subunit alpha type-4, translating into MSRRYDSRTTIFSPEGRLYQVEYAMEAIGHAGTCLGILANDGVLLAAERRNIHKLLDEVFFSEKIYKLNEDMACSVAGITSDANVLTNELRLIAQRYLLQYQEPIPCEQLVTALCDIKQAYTQFGGKRPFGVSLLYMGWDKHYGFQLYQSDPSGNYGGWKATCIGNNSAAAVSMLKQDFKEGEMTLSSALALAVKVLNKTMDVSKLSAEKVEIATLTRENGKTKIKVLKQKEVEELIKKHEAEEAKAEKDKKEKEQREKDK; encoded by the exons ATG TCCCGCAGATATGATTCAAGAACGACCATATTCTCACCTGAAG GCCGCTTGTACCAAGTGGAATATGCTATGGAAGCTATCGGCCATGCTGGTACCTGCTTGGGAATTCTTGCTAATGATGGTGTGCTGCTggcagcagagaggaggaacaTCCACAAACTTCTGGATGAGGTGTTCTTCTCAGAGAAAATCTACAAGTTGAATGA GGACATGGCCTGCAGTGTTGCTGGAATCACCTCAGATGCTAATGTGTTGACCAATGAGCTGagacttattgcacagag GTATTTATTGCAATATCAAGAGCCTATCCCATGTGAGCAACTGGTGACAGCATTGTGTGACATCAAACAGGCCTACACACAGTTTGGTG GGAAACGGCCCTTTGGAGTGTCCTTGTTGTACATGGGCTGGGATAAGCACTACGGCTTCCAGCTGTACCAGAGTGACCCAAGTGGAAACTATGGAGGCTGGAAAGCAACATGCATTGGCAACAACAGTGCG GCTGCAGTATCTATGCTGAAGCAGGATTTTAAAGAGGGTGAGATGACTCTGTCCTCTGCACTTGCACTAGCAGTTAAGGTCCTCAACAAGACAATGGATGTGAGCAAACTGTCTGCAGAAAAAG TGGAGATTGCCACCCTCACACGAGAGAACGGAAAGACCAAAATAAAAGTGCTGAAACAGAAAGAGGTGGAGGAGCTCATCAAGAAGCACGAGGCCGAGGAGGCCAAGGCTGAGAAAGacaagaaggagaaggagcagCGGGAAAAAGACAAGTGA